Proteins encoded in a region of the Pseudomonas denitrificans (nom. rej.) genome:
- a CDS encoding superoxide dismutase, which translates to MPHVLPALPYAYAALEPHIDAQTMEIHHSKHHQTYINNLNAALEGTAFAEVPVEQLLQQLDSLPAALRGPVINNGGGHANHSLFWTVMAPDGGGQPQGELRQAIDAELGGYDAFCQAFTKAALTRFGSGWAWLSVDPQGRLVVESSGNQDSPLMQGNLPILGLDVWEHAYYLRYQNRRPEYIAAFYNVVAWPEVLRRYRVAQQARGKG; encoded by the coding sequence ATGCCTCACGTCCTGCCTGCCTTGCCCTATGCCTACGCTGCGCTGGAGCCGCACATCGATGCGCAGACCATGGAAATCCACCACAGCAAGCACCACCAGACCTACATCAACAACCTCAACGCCGCGCTGGAAGGCACCGCGTTCGCCGAAGTGCCGGTGGAGCAACTGCTGCAGCAGCTCGACAGTCTCCCCGCCGCCCTGCGCGGGCCAGTGATCAACAACGGCGGCGGCCACGCCAACCATTCACTGTTCTGGACCGTGATGGCGCCGGATGGCGGTGGCCAGCCGCAGGGAGAGCTGCGCCAGGCGATAGACGCTGAACTGGGCGGCTACGACGCCTTCTGCCAGGCCTTTACCAAGGCGGCGCTGACTCGCTTCGGCAGCGGCTGGGCGTGGCTGAGCGTCGATCCGCAGGGGCGGCTGGTCGTCGAGAGCAGTGGAAACCAGGACAGCCCGCTGATGCAGGGCAACCTGCCGATCCTCGGCCTGGATGTCTGGGAGCACGCCTATTACCTGCGCTACCAGAACCGCCGACCGGAATACATTGCGGCCTTCTACAACGTGGTCGCCTGGCCGGAGGTGCTGCGCCGTTACCGTGTGGCGCAGCAGGCACGAGGCAAAGGATGA